From the genome of Bombus huntii isolate Logan2020A chromosome 14, iyBomHunt1.1, whole genome shotgun sequence, one region includes:
- the LOC126872820 gene encoding acetylcholine receptor subunit beta-like 1 codes for MYFCLRLARFLLISAVFCVGLCSEDEERLVRDLFRGYNKLIRPVQNMTEKVHVNFGLAFVQLINVNEKNQIMKSNVWLRFIWTDYQLQWDEADYGGIGVLRLPPDKVWKPDIVLFNNADGNYEVRYKSNVLIYPNGDVLWVPPAIYQSSCTIDVTYFPFDQQTCIMKFGSWTFNGDQVSLALYNNKNFVDLSDYWKSGTWDIINVPAYLNTYKGDFPTETDITFYIIIRRKTLFYTVNLILPTVLISFLCVLVFYLPAEAGEKVTLGISILLSLVVFLLLVSKILPPTSLVLPLIAKYLLFTFIMNTVSILVTVIIINWNFRGPRTHRMPQLIRKIFLKYLPTILIMRRPKKTRLRWMMEIPNVTLPTSTYSGSPTELPKHLPASLTKSKMEVMELSDLHHPNCKINRKVHHTTSSSSAAGGEGLADRRGSESSDSVLLSPEASKATEAVEFIAEHLRNEDLYIQTREDWKYVAMVIDRLQLYIFFVVTTAGTIGILMDAPHIFEYVDQDRIIEIYRGK; via the exons atgtatttttgtttGCGGCTCGCGCGTTTTCTCCTCATCTCTGCTGTTTTCTGCGTTG GTCTCTGCTCCGAAGATGAGGAGAGATTGGTGCGAGATCTGTTCAGAGGGTACAACAAACTCATCAGACCCGTGCAAAACATGACGGAGAAGGTGCACGTGAATTTCGGCCTTGCTTTCGTGCAACTGATCAACGTG AACGAGAAGAACCAAATTATGAAATCGAACGTATGGTTGAGATTTATTTGGACGGATTATCAATTACAATGGGACGAAGCAGACTACGGTGGAATTGGAGTTCTCAGGTTACCACCTGACAAAGTATGGAAACCGGATATTGTACTGTTTAATAA CGCTGATGGCAATTACGAGGTGCGCTACAAAAGCAACGTTCTGATCTATCCAAATGGTGACGTTCTCTGGGTTCCACCAGCGATCTACCAGAGTTCCTGCACTATCGATGTAACTTATTTTCCTTTCGATCAGCAAACATGCATCATGAAATTTGGATCGTGGACTTTCAACGGCGACCAAGTCTCTCTAGCCTTGTacaacaataaaaatttcgtCGACTTGTCCGACTACTGGAAGAGCGGTACCTGGGATATCATCAACGTTCCAGCTTACCTAAACACTTACAAGGGCGATTTTCCAACGGAGACAGACATCACTTTCTATATCATCATCAGACGCAAAACTTTATTTTACACGGTGAACTTGATTCTTCCAACGGTTCTTATCTCTTTTCTCTGCGTGCTGGTATTCTACCTTCCAGCAGAGGCTGGCGAGAAAGTGACGCTAGGGATCAGTATTTTACTCTCGTTGGTCGTTTTTCTATTATTAGTCAGCAAGATTCTGCCTCCGACGTCTCTGGTGCTTCCACTGATCGCTAAGTATCTTTTGTTTACCTTTATCATGAACACGGTCAGTATTCTCGTCACCGTGATCATCATCAACTGGAACTTCCGTGGACCGCGAACGCACAGAATGCCACAGCTAAtcagaaaaatattcttaaagtATTTGCCAACGATATTAATAATGAGGAGACCGAAGAAAACTCGTCTAAGGTGGATGATGGAGATTCCGAACGTGACGTTACCAACTTCTACCTATTCAGGAAGCCCGACAGAGTTGCCGAAACATTTGCCAGCCTCGTTGACCAAATCGAAAATGGAAGTGATGGAACTATCCGATCTTCATCATCCGAACTGTAAGATCAATAGGAAGGTTCACCATACGACTAGCAGTTCTAGTGCCGCTGGTGGTGAGGGTTTGGCAGATAGAAGAGGATCCGAAAGTTCAGACTCTGTGTTGCTCAGTCCGGAAGCCAGCAAGGCAACGGAGGCTGTCGAATTTATCGCTGAACATTTAAGGAACGAAGATTTGTACATACAG ACGCGAGAAGATTGGAAGTACGTGGCGATGGTAATCGATCGACTGCAGCTTTACATTTTCTTCGTTGTGACGACTGCGGGTACCATTGGGATTTTGATGGACGCACCTCACATTTTTGAGTACGTGGATCAGGATCGTATCATAGAGATCTATCGTGGAAAGTAA